In the Microtus pennsylvanicus isolate mMicPen1 chromosome 6, mMicPen1.hap1, whole genome shotgun sequence genome, one interval contains:
- the Pla2g15 gene encoding lysosomal phospholipase A and acyltransferase isoform X1: protein MDRHLLTCRATQLRSGLLVPLLLLMILVDLALPAQRHPPVVLVPGDLGNQLEAKLDKPKVVHYLCSKKTDSYFTLWLNLELLLPVIIDCWIDNIRLVYNRTSRATQFPDGVDVRVPGFGETFSLEFLDPSKRNVGSYFFTMVESFVGWGYTRGGDLRGAPYDWRRAPNENGPYFLALREMIEEMYQMYGGPVVLVAHSMGNMYTLYFLQRQPQAWKDKYIHAFISLGAPWGGVAKTLRVLASGDNNRIPVIGPLKIREQQRSAVSTSWLLPYNHTWSHEKVFVHTPTSNYTLRDYRQFFQDIGFEDGWLMRQDTEGLVETMTPPGVELHCLYGTGVPTPDSFYYESFPDRDPKICFGDGDGTVNLENVLQCQAWQKRQEHKVSLQELPGSEHIEMLANATTLAYLKRVLFKL from the exons ATGGATCGCCACCTCCTCACTTGTCGCGCGACCCAGCTCCGGAGTGGCCTCCTGGTCCCCCTGCTTCTGCTAATGATATTGGTAGACCTGGCTCTCCCGGCCCAACGTCACCCCCCGGTGGTTCTGG tGCCTGGTGATCTGGGTAACCAGCTGGAAGCAAAGCTGGACAAGCCAAAGGTCGTGCACTACCTGTGCTCCAAGAAGACGGACAGCTACTTCACACTCTGGCTGAACCTTGAGCTGCTTCTGCCTGTCATCATTGACTGCTGGATTGACAATAtcag GCTTGTTTATAACAGAACATCTCGGGCCACCCAGTTTCCTGATGGTGTGGATGTGCGTGTCCCTGGCTTCGGGGAAACATTCTCCTTGGAGTTCTTAGACCCTAGCAAAAGGAATGTGG GTTCCTATTTCTTCACTATGGTGGAGAGCTTTGTGGGCTGGGGCTATACACGGGGCGGAGATCTCCGAGGGGCTCCCTATGATTGGCGTCGAGCTCCAA ATGAAAACGGGCCCTACTTCTTGGCCCTCCGAGAGATGATCGAGGAGATGTACCAGATGTATGGGGGCCCCGTGGTGCTGGTCGCCCACAGCATGGGCAACATGTACACGCTCTACTTCCTGCAGCGGCAGCCACAGGCCTGGAAGGACAAGTATATTCATGCCTTCATTTCACTGGGTGCGCCCTGGGGGGGCGTGGCCAAGACCCTGCGCGTCCTGGCTTCAG GAGACAACAATCGCATCCCTGTTATTGGGCCACTGAAGATCCGGGAGCAGCAGCGATCCGCTGTCTCCACCAGCTGGCTACTGCCATACAACCACACATGGTCACATGAAAAGGTATTTGTGCACACACCTACAAGTAACTACACACTCCGTGACTATCGCCAGTTCTTCCAGGACATCGGATTTGAAGACGGCTGGTTGATGCGGCAGGACACAGAAGGGCTAGTTGAGACCATGACGCCACCAGGTGTGGAGCTGCACTGCCTCTATGGGACTGGCGTCCCCACGCCAGACTCCTTCTACTACGAGAGCTTTCCTGACCGTGACCCAAAGATCTGCTTTGGCGATGGTGATGGCACCGTCAACTTGGAGAATGTCCTGCAGTGCCAGGCCTGGCAGAAGCGCCAAGAGCACAAAGTATCATTGCAGGAGCTGCCAGGAAGTGAACACATCGAGATGTTAGCCAATGCCACTACCCTGGCTTATCTGAAACGGGTGCTTTTCAAGCTTTGA
- the Pla2g15 gene encoding lysosomal phospholipase A and acyltransferase isoform X2, producing MMELFWLDWFSDLRVPGDLGNQLEAKLDKPKVVHYLCSKKTDSYFTLWLNLELLLPVIIDCWIDNIRLVYNRTSRATQFPDGVDVRVPGFGETFSLEFLDPSKRNVGSYFFTMVESFVGWGYTRGGDLRGAPYDWRRAPNENGPYFLALREMIEEMYQMYGGPVVLVAHSMGNMYTLYFLQRQPQAWKDKYIHAFISLGAPWGGVAKTLRVLASGDNNRIPVIGPLKIREQQRSAVSTSWLLPYNHTWSHEKVFVHTPTSNYTLRDYRQFFQDIGFEDGWLMRQDTEGLVETMTPPGVELHCLYGTGVPTPDSFYYESFPDRDPKICFGDGDGTVNLENVLQCQAWQKRQEHKVSLQELPGSEHIEMLANATTLAYLKRVLFKL from the exons ATGATGGAGCTCTTTTGGCTCGATTGGTTTTCGGACCTTCGAG tGCCTGGTGATCTGGGTAACCAGCTGGAAGCAAAGCTGGACAAGCCAAAGGTCGTGCACTACCTGTGCTCCAAGAAGACGGACAGCTACTTCACACTCTGGCTGAACCTTGAGCTGCTTCTGCCTGTCATCATTGACTGCTGGATTGACAATAtcag GCTTGTTTATAACAGAACATCTCGGGCCACCCAGTTTCCTGATGGTGTGGATGTGCGTGTCCCTGGCTTCGGGGAAACATTCTCCTTGGAGTTCTTAGACCCTAGCAAAAGGAATGTGG GTTCCTATTTCTTCACTATGGTGGAGAGCTTTGTGGGCTGGGGCTATACACGGGGCGGAGATCTCCGAGGGGCTCCCTATGATTGGCGTCGAGCTCCAA ATGAAAACGGGCCCTACTTCTTGGCCCTCCGAGAGATGATCGAGGAGATGTACCAGATGTATGGGGGCCCCGTGGTGCTGGTCGCCCACAGCATGGGCAACATGTACACGCTCTACTTCCTGCAGCGGCAGCCACAGGCCTGGAAGGACAAGTATATTCATGCCTTCATTTCACTGGGTGCGCCCTGGGGGGGCGTGGCCAAGACCCTGCGCGTCCTGGCTTCAG GAGACAACAATCGCATCCCTGTTATTGGGCCACTGAAGATCCGGGAGCAGCAGCGATCCGCTGTCTCCACCAGCTGGCTACTGCCATACAACCACACATGGTCACATGAAAAGGTATTTGTGCACACACCTACAAGTAACTACACACTCCGTGACTATCGCCAGTTCTTCCAGGACATCGGATTTGAAGACGGCTGGTTGATGCGGCAGGACACAGAAGGGCTAGTTGAGACCATGACGCCACCAGGTGTGGAGCTGCACTGCCTCTATGGGACTGGCGTCCCCACGCCAGACTCCTTCTACTACGAGAGCTTTCCTGACCGTGACCCAAAGATCTGCTTTGGCGATGGTGATGGCACCGTCAACTTGGAGAATGTCCTGCAGTGCCAGGCCTGGCAGAAGCGCCAAGAGCACAAAGTATCATTGCAGGAGCTGCCAGGAAGTGAACACATCGAGATGTTAGCCAATGCCACTACCCTGGCTTATCTGAAACGGGTGCTTTTCAAGCTTTGA
- the Pla2g15 gene encoding lysosomal phospholipase A and acyltransferase isoform X3, translated as MDRHLLTCRATQLRSGLLVPLLLLMILVDLALPAQRHPPVVLVPGDLGNQLEAKLDKPKVVHYLCSKKTDSYFTLWLNLELLLPVIIDCWIDNIRLVYNRTSRATQFPDGVDVRVPGFGETFSLEFLDPSKRNVGSYFFTMVESFVGWGYTRGGDLRGAPYDWRRAPTAATGLEGQVYSCLHFTGCALGGRGQDPARPGFRRQQSHPCYWATEDPGAAAIRCLHQLATAIQPHMVT; from the exons ATGGATCGCCACCTCCTCACTTGTCGCGCGACCCAGCTCCGGAGTGGCCTCCTGGTCCCCCTGCTTCTGCTAATGATATTGGTAGACCTGGCTCTCCCGGCCCAACGTCACCCCCCGGTGGTTCTGG tGCCTGGTGATCTGGGTAACCAGCTGGAAGCAAAGCTGGACAAGCCAAAGGTCGTGCACTACCTGTGCTCCAAGAAGACGGACAGCTACTTCACACTCTGGCTGAACCTTGAGCTGCTTCTGCCTGTCATCATTGACTGCTGGATTGACAATAtcag GCTTGTTTATAACAGAACATCTCGGGCCACCCAGTTTCCTGATGGTGTGGATGTGCGTGTCCCTGGCTTCGGGGAAACATTCTCCTTGGAGTTCTTAGACCCTAGCAAAAGGAATGTGG GTTCCTATTTCTTCACTATGGTGGAGAGCTTTGTGGGCTGGGGCTATACACGGGGCGGAGATCTCCGAGGGGCTCCCTATGATTGGCGTCGAGCTCCAA CGGCAGCCACAGGCCTGGAAGGACAAGTATATTCATGCCTTCATTTCACTGGGTGCGCCCTGGGGGGGCGTGGCCAAGACCCTGCGCGTCCTGGCTTCAG GAGACAACAATCGCATCCCTGTTATTGGGCCACTGAAGATCCGGGAGCAGCAGCGATCCGCTGTCTCCACCAGCTGGCTACTGCCATACAACCACACATGGTCACATGA